From Rhinolophus ferrumequinum isolate MPI-CBG mRhiFer1 chromosome 3 unlocalized genomic scaffold, mRhiFer1_v1.p scaffold_36_arrow_ctg1_4, whole genome shotgun sequence, one genomic window encodes:
- the FRMD1 gene encoding FERM domain-containing protein 1 isoform X2 encodes MTVELRDVLVLLPTREQLRLVVGGCLDLSLALRSGLCSVGLGDRAQWAHPGMQLTAHLSWAPRPHADSCTEVQATGRELFQQVCDKTSIREVHFFGLSVVRNNEYMFMDLEQKLSKYFSKDWRREMHQAPGRRRAPFVTFLRVQYYVENGRVISDRTARHLYYCHLKEQVLRSQCVHREAAYFLLAAYGLQADLGNHRERAHVGRYFEPQAYFPQWVITKRGSAYILRHAPAVHREQRGLSPKEAVLRFIREACQLEDVPVHFFRLYKDKKEERPTIVLGLTLKGMHIYQEVNHTPQLLYDFPWSQIGKLAFLGKKFEIRPDGLPSARKLVYYTGCASSSRHLLHLLRTSHQLHLSLQPTLRGLRQLEEEQEKKCYRESYISDALELDLHPASSGDSGDSGASGRRPSPHLSLLSADSQGSSLGLEPGEMSVDGSLGTEALHGEVPSCSSSTSPSSRDTDGGSRGWRDRDAQDLDPGKASRPREPMAVLQVTLVRMRGRSAKTLHQIPEATTSHMDQHSRSLDDVRPRPAPRPAPRPKPFPRSCPLGFELDPRPLVLYERRSTNCLSLDLLGEDQLPEEFVV; translated from the exons ATGACCGTGGAGCTCAGGGACGTCCTGGTGCTGCTGCCCACGCGGGAACAGCTGCGGCTGGTCGTGGGG GGGTGCCTAGACCTCAGCCTTGCTCTCAGGAGTGGCCTGTGCAGTGTTGGGTTGGGGGACAGAGCCCAGTGGGCACATCCTGGCATGCAGCTCACCGCACACCTGTCTTGGGCGCCCCGACCTCATGCAGACTCCTGTACTGAG GTGCAGGCCACGGGGCGCGAGCTCTTCCAGCAGGTGTGTGACAAGACCAGCATCAGAGAAGTCCACTTCTTTGGCCTCAGCGTGGTCAGAA ACAACGAGTATATGTTCATGGACTTGGAGCAAAAACTCAGCAAATACTTCTCAAAGGACTGGAGGAGAGAAATGCACCAA GCACCCGGGAGACGCAGGGCCCCCTTCGTGACCTTCCTCAGAGTGCAGTACTACGTGGAAAATGGGCGGGTCATAAG CGACAGGACAGCCAGGCACCTGTACTACTGCCACCTGAAGGAGCAGGTGCTGAGGTCCCAGTGCGTCCACCGCGAGGCGGCCTACTTCCTGCTGGCTGCCTACGGGCTGCAGGCTGACCTGGGCAACCACCGCGAGCGGGCCCACGTGGGCCGGTACTTCGAGCCACAAGCCTACTTCCCGCAGTGG GTGATCACCAAGAGGGGCAGCGCCTACATCCTCAGACATGCACCCGCCGTGCACCGCGAGCAGCGGGGCCTGAGCCCCAAGGAGGCCGTGCTGCGCTTCATCAGGGAGGCCTGCCAGCTGGAGGACGTGCCCGTCCACTTCTTCAGGCTGTACAAG gataagaaggaagaaagaccTACCATTGTCCTGGGACTGACACTTAAAGGAATGCACATCTATCAG GAGGTGAACCACACCCCACAGCTGCTGTACGACTTCCCCTGGTCCCAGATTGGGAAGCTGGCATTCCTG GGGAAGAAGTTCGAGATCCGGCCGGACGGGCTGCCCTCGGCCCGGAAGCTGGTGTACTACACGGGCTGTGCCTCGAGCTCCCGCCACCTGCTGCATCTGCTCCGCACCAGCCACCAGCTGCACCTCAGCCTGCAGCCCACACTGCGGGGGCTGCGGCAGCTCGAGGAGGAGCAAG AGAAGAAGTGCTACCGGGAGTCGTACATCAGCGACGCACTGGAGCTGGACCTGCACCCAGCCAGCAGCGGGGACAGCGGCGACAGTGGGGCCAGTGGCCGGCGTCCTTCCCCCCACCTCTCGCTCCTGTCGGCCGACAGCCAGGGCAGTTCCTTGGGCCTGGAGCCCGGGGAGATGTCAGTGGACGGGTCCTTGGGGACCGAGGCACTCCATGGGGAGGTGCCGTCCTGCAGCTCTAGCACCAGCCCAAGCAGCAGGGACACAGACGGTGGTAGCAGAGGCTGGCGGGACAGGGATGCACAGGACCTGGATCCAGGGAAGG CCTCTCGTCCCCGGGAGCCCATGGCAGTACTGCAGGTCACACTGGTCAGGATGAGGGGCCGCAGTGCCAAGACCCTGCACCAG ATCCCTGAGGCAACCACAAGCCACATGGACCAGCACAGCCGCAGCCTGGATGACGTGCGtccgcgccccgccccgcgccccgccccgcgccccaaGCCCTTCCCGCGCAGCTGCCCCCTCGGCTTTGAGCTGGACCCCAGACCCCTGGTCCTCTACGAGAGGAGGTCCACGAACTGCCTCTCCCTGGACCTGCTCGGGGAGGACCAGCTTCCGGAGGAATTTGTGGTGTAG
- the FRMD1 gene encoding FERM domain-containing protein 1 isoform X4: MTVELRDVLVLLPTREQLRLVVGVQATGRELFQQVCDKTSIREVHFFGLSVVRNNEYMFMDLEQKLSKYFSKDWRREMHQAPGRRRAPFVTFLRVQYYVENGRVISDRTARHLYYCHLKEQVLRSQCVHREAAYFLLAAYGLQADLGNHRERAHVGRYFEPQAYFPQWVITKRGSAYILRHAPAVHREQRGLSPKEAVLRFIREACQLEDVPVHFFRLYKDKKEERPTIVLGLTLKGMHIYQEVNHTPQLLYDFPWSQIGKLAFLGKKFEIRPDGLPSARKLVYYTGCASSSRHLLHLLRTSHQLHLSLQPTLRGLRQLEEEQEKKCYRESYISDALELDLHPASSGDSGDSGASGRRPSPHLSLLSADSQGSSLGLEPGEMSVDGSLGTEALHGEVPSCSSSTSPSSRDTDGGSRGWRDRDAQDLDPGKASRPREPMAVLQVTLVRMRGRSAKTLHQIPEATTSHMDQHSRSLDDVRPRPAPRPAPRPKPFPRSCPLGFELDPRPLVLYERRSTNCLSLDLLGEDQLPEEFVV; encoded by the exons ATGACCGTGGAGCTCAGGGACGTCCTGGTGCTGCTGCCCACGCGGGAACAGCTGCGGCTGGTCGTGGGG GTGCAGGCCACGGGGCGCGAGCTCTTCCAGCAGGTGTGTGACAAGACCAGCATCAGAGAAGTCCACTTCTTTGGCCTCAGCGTGGTCAGAA ACAACGAGTATATGTTCATGGACTTGGAGCAAAAACTCAGCAAATACTTCTCAAAGGACTGGAGGAGAGAAATGCACCAA GCACCCGGGAGACGCAGGGCCCCCTTCGTGACCTTCCTCAGAGTGCAGTACTACGTGGAAAATGGGCGGGTCATAAG CGACAGGACAGCCAGGCACCTGTACTACTGCCACCTGAAGGAGCAGGTGCTGAGGTCCCAGTGCGTCCACCGCGAGGCGGCCTACTTCCTGCTGGCTGCCTACGGGCTGCAGGCTGACCTGGGCAACCACCGCGAGCGGGCCCACGTGGGCCGGTACTTCGAGCCACAAGCCTACTTCCCGCAGTGG GTGATCACCAAGAGGGGCAGCGCCTACATCCTCAGACATGCACCCGCCGTGCACCGCGAGCAGCGGGGCCTGAGCCCCAAGGAGGCCGTGCTGCGCTTCATCAGGGAGGCCTGCCAGCTGGAGGACGTGCCCGTCCACTTCTTCAGGCTGTACAAG gataagaaggaagaaagaccTACCATTGTCCTGGGACTGACACTTAAAGGAATGCACATCTATCAG GAGGTGAACCACACCCCACAGCTGCTGTACGACTTCCCCTGGTCCCAGATTGGGAAGCTGGCATTCCTG GGGAAGAAGTTCGAGATCCGGCCGGACGGGCTGCCCTCGGCCCGGAAGCTGGTGTACTACACGGGCTGTGCCTCGAGCTCCCGCCACCTGCTGCATCTGCTCCGCACCAGCCACCAGCTGCACCTCAGCCTGCAGCCCACACTGCGGGGGCTGCGGCAGCTCGAGGAGGAGCAAG AGAAGAAGTGCTACCGGGAGTCGTACATCAGCGACGCACTGGAGCTGGACCTGCACCCAGCCAGCAGCGGGGACAGCGGCGACAGTGGGGCCAGTGGCCGGCGTCCTTCCCCCCACCTCTCGCTCCTGTCGGCCGACAGCCAGGGCAGTTCCTTGGGCCTGGAGCCCGGGGAGATGTCAGTGGACGGGTCCTTGGGGACCGAGGCACTCCATGGGGAGGTGCCGTCCTGCAGCTCTAGCACCAGCCCAAGCAGCAGGGACACAGACGGTGGTAGCAGAGGCTGGCGGGACAGGGATGCACAGGACCTGGATCCAGGGAAGG CCTCTCGTCCCCGGGAGCCCATGGCAGTACTGCAGGTCACACTGGTCAGGATGAGGGGCCGCAGTGCCAAGACCCTGCACCAG ATCCCTGAGGCAACCACAAGCCACATGGACCAGCACAGCCGCAGCCTGGATGACGTGCGtccgcgccccgccccgcgccccgccccgcgccccaaGCCCTTCCCGCGCAGCTGCCCCCTCGGCTTTGAGCTGGACCCCAGACCCCTGGTCCTCTACGAGAGGAGGTCCACGAACTGCCTCTCCCTGGACCTGCTCGGGGAGGACCAGCTTCCGGAGGAATTTGTGGTGTAG
- the FRMD1 gene encoding FERM domain-containing protein 1 isoform X5, which produces MQLTAHLSWAPRPHADSCTEVQATGRELFQQVCDKTSIREVHFFGLSVVRNNEYMFMDLEQKLSKYFSKDWRREMHQAPGRRRAPFVTFLRVQYYVENGRVISDRTARHLYYCHLKEQVLRSQCVHREAAYFLLAAYGLQADLGNHRERAHVGRYFEPQAYFPQWVITKRGSAYILRHAPAVHREQRGLSPKEAVLRFIREACQLEDVPVHFFRLYKDKKEERPTIVLGLTLKGMHIYQEVNHTPQLLYDFPWSQIGKLAFLGKKFEIRPDGLPSARKLVYYTGCASSSRHLLHLLRTSHQLHLSLQPTLRGLRQLEEEQEKKCYRESYISDALELDLHPASSGDSGDSGASGRRPSPHLSLLSADSQGSSLGLEPGEMSVDGSLGTEALHGEVPSCSSSTSPSSRDTDGGSRGWRDRDAQDLDPGKASRPREPMAVLQVTLVRMRGRSAKTLHQIPEATTSHMDQHSRSLDDVRPRPAPRPAPRPKPFPRSCPLGFELDPRPLVLYERRSTNCLSLDLLGEDQLPEEFVV; this is translated from the exons ATGCAGCTCACCGCACACCTGTCTTGGGCGCCCCGACCTCATGCAGACTCCTGTACTGAG GTGCAGGCCACGGGGCGCGAGCTCTTCCAGCAGGTGTGTGACAAGACCAGCATCAGAGAAGTCCACTTCTTTGGCCTCAGCGTGGTCAGAA ACAACGAGTATATGTTCATGGACTTGGAGCAAAAACTCAGCAAATACTTCTCAAAGGACTGGAGGAGAGAAATGCACCAA GCACCCGGGAGACGCAGGGCCCCCTTCGTGACCTTCCTCAGAGTGCAGTACTACGTGGAAAATGGGCGGGTCATAAG CGACAGGACAGCCAGGCACCTGTACTACTGCCACCTGAAGGAGCAGGTGCTGAGGTCCCAGTGCGTCCACCGCGAGGCGGCCTACTTCCTGCTGGCTGCCTACGGGCTGCAGGCTGACCTGGGCAACCACCGCGAGCGGGCCCACGTGGGCCGGTACTTCGAGCCACAAGCCTACTTCCCGCAGTGG GTGATCACCAAGAGGGGCAGCGCCTACATCCTCAGACATGCACCCGCCGTGCACCGCGAGCAGCGGGGCCTGAGCCCCAAGGAGGCCGTGCTGCGCTTCATCAGGGAGGCCTGCCAGCTGGAGGACGTGCCCGTCCACTTCTTCAGGCTGTACAAG gataagaaggaagaaagaccTACCATTGTCCTGGGACTGACACTTAAAGGAATGCACATCTATCAG GAGGTGAACCACACCCCACAGCTGCTGTACGACTTCCCCTGGTCCCAGATTGGGAAGCTGGCATTCCTG GGGAAGAAGTTCGAGATCCGGCCGGACGGGCTGCCCTCGGCCCGGAAGCTGGTGTACTACACGGGCTGTGCCTCGAGCTCCCGCCACCTGCTGCATCTGCTCCGCACCAGCCACCAGCTGCACCTCAGCCTGCAGCCCACACTGCGGGGGCTGCGGCAGCTCGAGGAGGAGCAAG AGAAGAAGTGCTACCGGGAGTCGTACATCAGCGACGCACTGGAGCTGGACCTGCACCCAGCCAGCAGCGGGGACAGCGGCGACAGTGGGGCCAGTGGCCGGCGTCCTTCCCCCCACCTCTCGCTCCTGTCGGCCGACAGCCAGGGCAGTTCCTTGGGCCTGGAGCCCGGGGAGATGTCAGTGGACGGGTCCTTGGGGACCGAGGCACTCCATGGGGAGGTGCCGTCCTGCAGCTCTAGCACCAGCCCAAGCAGCAGGGACACAGACGGTGGTAGCAGAGGCTGGCGGGACAGGGATGCACAGGACCTGGATCCAGGGAAGG CCTCTCGTCCCCGGGAGCCCATGGCAGTACTGCAGGTCACACTGGTCAGGATGAGGGGCCGCAGTGCCAAGACCCTGCACCAG ATCCCTGAGGCAACCACAAGCCACATGGACCAGCACAGCCGCAGCCTGGATGACGTGCGtccgcgccccgccccgcgccccgccccgcgccccaaGCCCTTCCCGCGCAGCTGCCCCCTCGGCTTTGAGCTGGACCCCAGACCCCTGGTCCTCTACGAGAGGAGGTCCACGAACTGCCTCTCCCTGGACCTGCTCGGGGAGGACCAGCTTCCGGAGGAATTTGTGGTGTAG
- the FRMD1 gene encoding FERM domain-containing protein 1 isoform X3 gives MTVELRDVLVLLPTREQLRLVVGSAHTGRHVSKVEGLALSTQVQATGRELFQQVCDKTSIREVHFFGLSVVRNNEYMFMDLEQKLSKYFSKDWRREMHQAPGRRRAPFVTFLRVQYYVENGRVISDRTARHLYYCHLKEQVLRSQCVHREAAYFLLAAYGLQADLGNHRERAHVGRYFEPQAYFPQWVITKRGSAYILRHAPAVHREQRGLSPKEAVLRFIREACQLEDVPVHFFRLYKDKKEERPTIVLGLTLKGMHIYQEVNHTPQLLYDFPWSQIGKLAFLGKKFEIRPDGLPSARKLVYYTGCASSSRHLLHLLRTSHQLHLSLQPTLRGLRQLEEEQEKKCYRESYISDALELDLHPASSGDSGDSGASGRRPSPHLSLLSADSQGSSLGLEPGEMSVDGSLGTEALHGEVPSCSSSTSPSSRDTDGGSRGWRDRDAQDLDPGKASRPREPMAVLQVTLVRMRGRSAKTLHQIPEATTSHMDQHSRSLDDVRPRPAPRPAPRPKPFPRSCPLGFELDPRPLVLYERRSTNCLSLDLLGEDQLPEEFVV, from the exons ATGACCGTGGAGCTCAGGGACGTCCTGGTGCTGCTGCCCACGCGGGAACAGCTGCGGCTGGTCGTGGGG TCAGCACACACAGGACGACACGTGAGCAAGGTGGAAGGACTGGCGCTCTCTACACAG GTGCAGGCCACGGGGCGCGAGCTCTTCCAGCAGGTGTGTGACAAGACCAGCATCAGAGAAGTCCACTTCTTTGGCCTCAGCGTGGTCAGAA ACAACGAGTATATGTTCATGGACTTGGAGCAAAAACTCAGCAAATACTTCTCAAAGGACTGGAGGAGAGAAATGCACCAA GCACCCGGGAGACGCAGGGCCCCCTTCGTGACCTTCCTCAGAGTGCAGTACTACGTGGAAAATGGGCGGGTCATAAG CGACAGGACAGCCAGGCACCTGTACTACTGCCACCTGAAGGAGCAGGTGCTGAGGTCCCAGTGCGTCCACCGCGAGGCGGCCTACTTCCTGCTGGCTGCCTACGGGCTGCAGGCTGACCTGGGCAACCACCGCGAGCGGGCCCACGTGGGCCGGTACTTCGAGCCACAAGCCTACTTCCCGCAGTGG GTGATCACCAAGAGGGGCAGCGCCTACATCCTCAGACATGCACCCGCCGTGCACCGCGAGCAGCGGGGCCTGAGCCCCAAGGAGGCCGTGCTGCGCTTCATCAGGGAGGCCTGCCAGCTGGAGGACGTGCCCGTCCACTTCTTCAGGCTGTACAAG gataagaaggaagaaagaccTACCATTGTCCTGGGACTGACACTTAAAGGAATGCACATCTATCAG GAGGTGAACCACACCCCACAGCTGCTGTACGACTTCCCCTGGTCCCAGATTGGGAAGCTGGCATTCCTG GGGAAGAAGTTCGAGATCCGGCCGGACGGGCTGCCCTCGGCCCGGAAGCTGGTGTACTACACGGGCTGTGCCTCGAGCTCCCGCCACCTGCTGCATCTGCTCCGCACCAGCCACCAGCTGCACCTCAGCCTGCAGCCCACACTGCGGGGGCTGCGGCAGCTCGAGGAGGAGCAAG AGAAGAAGTGCTACCGGGAGTCGTACATCAGCGACGCACTGGAGCTGGACCTGCACCCAGCCAGCAGCGGGGACAGCGGCGACAGTGGGGCCAGTGGCCGGCGTCCTTCCCCCCACCTCTCGCTCCTGTCGGCCGACAGCCAGGGCAGTTCCTTGGGCCTGGAGCCCGGGGAGATGTCAGTGGACGGGTCCTTGGGGACCGAGGCACTCCATGGGGAGGTGCCGTCCTGCAGCTCTAGCACCAGCCCAAGCAGCAGGGACACAGACGGTGGTAGCAGAGGCTGGCGGGACAGGGATGCACAGGACCTGGATCCAGGGAAGG CCTCTCGTCCCCGGGAGCCCATGGCAGTACTGCAGGTCACACTGGTCAGGATGAGGGGCCGCAGTGCCAAGACCCTGCACCAG ATCCCTGAGGCAACCACAAGCCACATGGACCAGCACAGCCGCAGCCTGGATGACGTGCGtccgcgccccgccccgcgccccgccccgcgccccaaGCCCTTCCCGCGCAGCTGCCCCCTCGGCTTTGAGCTGGACCCCAGACCCCTGGTCCTCTACGAGAGGAGGTCCACGAACTGCCTCTCCCTGGACCTGCTCGGGGAGGACCAGCTTCCGGAGGAATTTGTGGTGTAG
- the FRMD1 gene encoding FERM domain-containing protein 1 isoform X1 yields MTVELRDVLVLLPTREQLRLVVGSAHTGRHVSKVEGLALSTQGCLDLSLALRSGLCSVGLGDRAQWAHPGMQLTAHLSWAPRPHADSCTEVQATGRELFQQVCDKTSIREVHFFGLSVVRNNEYMFMDLEQKLSKYFSKDWRREMHQAPGRRRAPFVTFLRVQYYVENGRVISDRTARHLYYCHLKEQVLRSQCVHREAAYFLLAAYGLQADLGNHRERAHVGRYFEPQAYFPQWVITKRGSAYILRHAPAVHREQRGLSPKEAVLRFIREACQLEDVPVHFFRLYKDKKEERPTIVLGLTLKGMHIYQEVNHTPQLLYDFPWSQIGKLAFLGKKFEIRPDGLPSARKLVYYTGCASSSRHLLHLLRTSHQLHLSLQPTLRGLRQLEEEQEKKCYRESYISDALELDLHPASSGDSGDSGASGRRPSPHLSLLSADSQGSSLGLEPGEMSVDGSLGTEALHGEVPSCSSSTSPSSRDTDGGSRGWRDRDAQDLDPGKASRPREPMAVLQVTLVRMRGRSAKTLHQIPEATTSHMDQHSRSLDDVRPRPAPRPAPRPKPFPRSCPLGFELDPRPLVLYERRSTNCLSLDLLGEDQLPEEFVV; encoded by the exons ATGACCGTGGAGCTCAGGGACGTCCTGGTGCTGCTGCCCACGCGGGAACAGCTGCGGCTGGTCGTGGGG TCAGCACACACAGGACGACACGTGAGCAAGGTGGAAGGACTGGCGCTCTCTACACAG GGGTGCCTAGACCTCAGCCTTGCTCTCAGGAGTGGCCTGTGCAGTGTTGGGTTGGGGGACAGAGCCCAGTGGGCACATCCTGGCATGCAGCTCACCGCACACCTGTCTTGGGCGCCCCGACCTCATGCAGACTCCTGTACTGAG GTGCAGGCCACGGGGCGCGAGCTCTTCCAGCAGGTGTGTGACAAGACCAGCATCAGAGAAGTCCACTTCTTTGGCCTCAGCGTGGTCAGAA ACAACGAGTATATGTTCATGGACTTGGAGCAAAAACTCAGCAAATACTTCTCAAAGGACTGGAGGAGAGAAATGCACCAA GCACCCGGGAGACGCAGGGCCCCCTTCGTGACCTTCCTCAGAGTGCAGTACTACGTGGAAAATGGGCGGGTCATAAG CGACAGGACAGCCAGGCACCTGTACTACTGCCACCTGAAGGAGCAGGTGCTGAGGTCCCAGTGCGTCCACCGCGAGGCGGCCTACTTCCTGCTGGCTGCCTACGGGCTGCAGGCTGACCTGGGCAACCACCGCGAGCGGGCCCACGTGGGCCGGTACTTCGAGCCACAAGCCTACTTCCCGCAGTGG GTGATCACCAAGAGGGGCAGCGCCTACATCCTCAGACATGCACCCGCCGTGCACCGCGAGCAGCGGGGCCTGAGCCCCAAGGAGGCCGTGCTGCGCTTCATCAGGGAGGCCTGCCAGCTGGAGGACGTGCCCGTCCACTTCTTCAGGCTGTACAAG gataagaaggaagaaagaccTACCATTGTCCTGGGACTGACACTTAAAGGAATGCACATCTATCAG GAGGTGAACCACACCCCACAGCTGCTGTACGACTTCCCCTGGTCCCAGATTGGGAAGCTGGCATTCCTG GGGAAGAAGTTCGAGATCCGGCCGGACGGGCTGCCCTCGGCCCGGAAGCTGGTGTACTACACGGGCTGTGCCTCGAGCTCCCGCCACCTGCTGCATCTGCTCCGCACCAGCCACCAGCTGCACCTCAGCCTGCAGCCCACACTGCGGGGGCTGCGGCAGCTCGAGGAGGAGCAAG AGAAGAAGTGCTACCGGGAGTCGTACATCAGCGACGCACTGGAGCTGGACCTGCACCCAGCCAGCAGCGGGGACAGCGGCGACAGTGGGGCCAGTGGCCGGCGTCCTTCCCCCCACCTCTCGCTCCTGTCGGCCGACAGCCAGGGCAGTTCCTTGGGCCTGGAGCCCGGGGAGATGTCAGTGGACGGGTCCTTGGGGACCGAGGCACTCCATGGGGAGGTGCCGTCCTGCAGCTCTAGCACCAGCCCAAGCAGCAGGGACACAGACGGTGGTAGCAGAGGCTGGCGGGACAGGGATGCACAGGACCTGGATCCAGGGAAGG CCTCTCGTCCCCGGGAGCCCATGGCAGTACTGCAGGTCACACTGGTCAGGATGAGGGGCCGCAGTGCCAAGACCCTGCACCAG ATCCCTGAGGCAACCACAAGCCACATGGACCAGCACAGCCGCAGCCTGGATGACGTGCGtccgcgccccgccccgcgccccgccccgcgccccaaGCCCTTCCCGCGCAGCTGCCCCCTCGGCTTTGAGCTGGACCCCAGACCCCTGGTCCTCTACGAGAGGAGGTCCACGAACTGCCTCTCCCTGGACCTGCTCGGGGAGGACCAGCTTCCGGAGGAATTTGTGGTGTAG